The Bdellovibrio sp. NC01 genome includes the window ACAGTCTGCATCAAGCGGCGCGTGTTTCTGATTATACGGCGTTCATGTATTTGGGTGATTTGATTGAATTCGGTCAAAGTGATCAGGTCTTTACAAACCCTAAAGATCCTAAGACGGAAAACTACATTACGGGTCGTTTCGGGTAGAGGGTTCAAGTCCCTCGCGGGCGACCAAAGTCATTCTATTTGGGGCCTGTTTTGCATTAAGGATTATAAGAGCATTAAAACCGTTTATAGGGGCTTTTATGATCCGTTTGCGCACAATTTTGGGTGCTATGTCTATTATCTTGTCGGTGTCTTCAGTCGCCATGGCTTCGCCGACTCTGACGGAACAGCAAAAAGCCTATTTGATGGAAAACCAAAATAAGGTCGTCGCAGCGATTCGCGATGCTTCTTCAGAGAGTCCTAATTGGATGAATCTTGTTTCAATGAATAATTCCGAGATGATCTTTAACGTGAAATTCTACGCAGCCCCAGGGCAGTGCTATAAAGTCAAGGTCGGCGAAATCACAATCGGTGAGCGTTCGAAACTTATTATGAAGGATCTTGTGCGGGATCCTTCTTGTGATAAAAACTAATTAAGCCTTTTCAATCCTAACAACACGAGCGCAACCTTGGCAGATTTCTGTGATCGGCCAGTTCAACTCTTGTTTCTTGATGATCACTTGAGTGTGGCAGTGGGGGCATGTTGTTTCTCCACCCAAGACTTGTCCTTCGGCTTTGTAGCCTCTGCGTGCGAAGTAAAATCCTAAGAAGAAAAATAACGGCACAAGCACGAAATGGAAAACAGGAATCAAAACGCAAAGTAAAGCGATACCCCAAAAGATCGCAAGCTTCTTAATCGCAACTTGAGTCTTCTGTGCAGGGTTGAAAAATTCGATGTAAGCAAAACCAGGGCTTTGTCTTTCATCACTGACATTCGCTAAGATTTCAATTTTTTGTCCATCCATGGGCAGAGTGTGTTCCTCACAAATGTGACTGTCAAACTTCAGCTTAAGACCGCTTGCATCGAAACAATGTGTCATACTTAAGGCGGCGAACCTCTTAAAGCTGTTCTGCCAGAATATTCAGAATTCTCTCGCACGCCTTGCCATCGCCAAATGGATTTTTCGCTTGGGACATTTTATTAAAGATCTCGGGCGTATCCAAGACTTCCACGGCTGTTCTATAGAAGGCTTTTTCTTCAAGAGGAATCAGGCGCGAAGTGCCGGCGTGAATTGCTTCCGGTCTTTCTGTTTTTTCCCGCGCAACTAAGATCGGCTTTCCTAGTGAGGGAGCTTCTTCCTGAACGCCGCCTGAATCTGTGATGATCATATGCGCGCGATTCATCAAATATACAAACGGCACATAGTCGACCGGTTCACACAACCAGATTTTGCTTTGTCCCTCTTTAATATCCTGACCTTTATCAACCCAGCGAGCGGCTCCGCCGAAAACTTTTTCAGCGCTGGCACGCACTTGGGGATTCATGTGCAAAGGGATCAGCAGTTCGACGTCTTCGCGTTCTGATAAAGCGACAAGTCCTTTCATCACTTCTTCCATCGGTGTGCCGAAAGATTCGCGACGATGAACGGTGACGAGATTTAATTTTTTGCGCGGATTTAAAAACGAATAACGATGATCATACTCTTTCTTAAGGTTTGAATTTTCTAAGCGAGAGCTTACTTCAAATAAAGCATCAATGCCGGTGTTGCCAGTCACGTGAATGCATTCTTCAGGATAATGTTCGCGCACCAGATTGGCTTTTGACGTTTCTGTCGGAGCAAAGTGAAACTTTGCAATCAGTCCCGTTGCTTTGCGATTGAACTCTTCAGGGTAAGGGGAGTAGATGTCGCCAGAGCGTAAGCCCGCCTCAATATGAATGACCGGAATGCGATGATAAAAAGAAACAAGGCTGCCAATAAAACAACTTGTCGTATCTCCTTGCACCACAACTCCGTCGACTTTGTTATTTGACAGGTAATCGTTCAGTCCCTTCATCACGCCGATTGATATGTCAGCCAAGCTTTGTCCAGGCTTCATCAAATCAAGATCGAAATCGGGAATGATATCGAAAAAGTTTAGAAGAGGTTTAAGCATTTCACGATGTTGCCCGGTCGAGCCAACAACGACTTTGAAACGCTTGTCTCTGCGCGCTTGTAGGATAAAGGGTGCAAGTTTAACAGCTTCTGGACGAGTTCCAAACACAACAAGAATAGTTTTCATGCACACACGTTATTGTTTGGAATTATTACTTGGCAACTTACAGAGGTTTAACTCATCAAACACCGACGACTCACTTACCGTTTTGTCTGCGGAATCGAGGTTGGAATAATGTTCAGTACAAGCGTAAAAAGTCTAGCAGTTATGGTTTTCCTAGGGATGAGTGTTCAGTCTTTTGCACAAGAAGGAACTTCAACGACATCTATTTGGTTAAATCCAAAAGCAAAATCATATAAAGAGCTGTACTCAGAGAACAGTTATTACGAACAGTACAATCTCGTAACTGACACAAGGCTTCGTTATTACCAACCTTTATATATAGAAAATGTTTTAAGTCTTGATGCGTTTGCGGGAGCGGGCTTTCAATATCAATCCCCGAACGCTCAGCAAAAGTATTTTGATAACTCGGTAACACCTTATGTGGGAATGCGTGCCGGTGCTTTTCAAAAAATCTTTTTGCAATTTCAAGCTGGGGTGCGCGCCGTTTTAAACGATGAAAACTCGGGTCAAACAAATCGCAGCGCTGAGTGGGATCCACGTGTGATTTTAAGTGCTGGAGATTTCTGGCAGTGGCCAGTGGATAGTCATATCTTTACCGAAGGTTATGGCGAAGTGGCATACGTTCCTCGTCTTGATAGTACGCCTGTATCCACAGGATGGCTTAAACAAGGTTATCGCTTTAAGCCCATGGTGAGTGTCAACATCGACCCTTATGCGGAATTTTATTTACGAGAAAGTCGCAGCGCTGATCTTGGTCCTTCTATGAAGGAAGGGCGAGTGGGAGTGCGCACACAGTGGTTGCCGGGAAGCTGGAATTTAGCGGCACTCATTTATCATCCTATCAATCGTACGGAAGCACACGGAGACATCGAAGGTCTTTTAGTCATCGGAGGACAGTTTTAATGGATACATCATTCGGTCTTGAAGATCTTTTTGTTCTGTTCACTGTCGCTGTGATTGTTGCGACGTGCATCTTTACGTTCGATGACTTGTTCATTGATGCCGTGGCATTTATTCGCAAATTAAAACCCAAAGTCATCAGTCAAGCTGTGCTCGCGCGTATGAAGCGGACACAGCAAAAGAAAATCGCCATCATGATCGCTAATTGGAAAGAGGCGGAAGTTCTAGGGCCCATGATTCGCGGAAACATTCGTGGTCTTGATTATGATAATTACACATTCTTTTTAGGAGTTTATCCAAACGACACGGCCACTTGGGAGGAAGCAAGTAGACTTGAAAAGCTTTATCCTCACAAGGTGGTCGTGATCGTAAACTCTTCGCCGGGGCCGACTTCAAAAGGTCAAATGCTAAATGAAATCGCTCGTCAGGTTTTGGCGTCGGAAGAGTCGATTCGTAATCGTTATGATTTGTTCTTGATGCAGGATTCGGAAGATGTGTTACATAAGCATTCTTTGACACTGATGAACTACTACTCTCATGAAGCTCACTTCATTCAGATTCCGGTGTTTTCGTTTGATGTGCCGAAGACGTCATTAGTAGGTGGCGTTTACATTGATGAATTCAGTGAGGCGCATACAAAAGATTTGTTAGTCAGACAAGATCTGGGCGCGGCAATTCCTTCTGCTGGCGTGGGCACGTGCATGGCGCGCGAACTTGTGGTCGGCATGATGTTGCAGCAAGAGGGGCATTTCTTAAAAGAAGATACGCTGACTGAAGACTATCACCTTGGTGTGATGGCTAAACCCATGGGCTTTCGCAGTCAGTTTGTGTGCACTCAGATTGAAAATGAAAAAGGGGAGCGCGAATTTATTGCGACTCGCGAATATTTTCCTGCGAAATTTATGGCGAGCGTTCGTCAGAAGTCGCGATGGACTCTGGGGATTGCTTATCAAGGAACTGAAAATATTCAGTGGAGTGGCAGTCTGGTTGATCGCTATTTCCTCTTGCGTGATCGCAAGGGGCCGATGTGCAGTGTTCTTGTCGTCCTTGCGACGATTTTATTTTTAAGTTTTGTGATGATCCATGCGCTGGGATGGGCAACTCCAAAAGCGTTCTCTCATCCTCTTATTCAAGCCTTGGTTGCAGTGAATATATTAGGTATGACCGTGCGTCTGTTGCAAAGAATGCTCGCGGTCAGACGCGTGAATGGTTGGTCGCAAAGTGCGATGGTGCCGCTGCGTTGGCTTGTTGCGAATTTGATTAATGTCATGGCTTCTTATCGTGCTTATACGACCTACAAAGAAAGCCAACGAACAGGTACGCGCCCGGTGTGGGTGAAAACAGATCATACTCTGCCAGCGCATTTTGGTGCGCCGGAAGCGGTTGACCCCGTCGTCGTGGAGGCACAATCCCAATGAGATCTCCCTACTACTTTATTTTTGCGATAGCCTTTTGTGCGCTTGCTGGTGTGTTGAAGTTTGGATTTAACTCTGCACCCTTAGAAAAGTGCATTCAGATATTTCACGACTCGAAAAAAGAAGCTCGAGGCGTGCAGAAATATCTGCGTGGCTTTCCTGAATACAGTCAGTACGTAAAAGATATCGGCGATTATCACAAAGGTGACATGGATAAGTGCCAGGTTAACTTTTATGTGGGCGCTAAGGACGAAACCTTCGTGCCGCGCGAATTTCGGGAAGATTATTTGCGAACGTCTACGAGTGTTGCGTGGTTAGGAAATAATATCTGGCAATTAGGTGATCAATTAGAGCGGGTGTTTGGTTTGCGCTTTTTGGGCGTGGGGCTTGTCAAAGGTAACTTACAAAGTGAAGTGTATTATAAGGGACAAAGTTTTAAGACACGTTCTTTAGAGCATCGCCGTGTCGAGTTGTTGCCAGTGAATTCTGAAAAATTCGAGATCTTGGCAGAAATTCGTAGCGACTCTTCACGGGAAATTTTGCCCTACGCGGTTCGTGCGAAGAATCGCTATTACTTCGCGGGAACTCCGGCCGATCTTGCGGCTTACGCAGAATACGCGCCGCTATTTAACGATATTTT containing:
- the wecB gene encoding non-hydrolyzing UDP-N-acetylglucosamine 2-epimerase, with amino-acid sequence MKTILVVFGTRPEAVKLAPFILQARRDKRFKVVVGSTGQHREMLKPLLNFFDIIPDFDLDLMKPGQSLADISIGVMKGLNDYLSNNKVDGVVVQGDTTSCFIGSLVSFYHRIPVIHIEAGLRSGDIYSPYPEEFNRKATGLIAKFHFAPTETSKANLVREHYPEECIHVTGNTGIDALFEVSSRLENSNLKKEYDHRYSFLNPRKKLNLVTVHRRESFGTPMEEVMKGLVALSEREDVELLIPLHMNPQVRASAEKVFGGAARWVDKGQDIKEGQSKIWLCEPVDYVPFVYLMNRAHMIITDSGGVQEEAPSLGKPILVAREKTERPEAIHAGTSRLIPLEEKAFYRTAVEVLDTPEIFNKMSQAKNPFGDGKACERILNILAEQL
- a CDS encoding glycosyltransferase; this encodes MDTSFGLEDLFVLFTVAVIVATCIFTFDDLFIDAVAFIRKLKPKVISQAVLARMKRTQQKKIAIMIANWKEAEVLGPMIRGNIRGLDYDNYTFFLGVYPNDTATWEEASRLEKLYPHKVVVIVNSSPGPTSKGQMLNEIARQVLASEESIRNRYDLFLMQDSEDVLHKHSLTLMNYYSHEAHFIQIPVFSFDVPKTSLVGGVYIDEFSEAHTKDLLVRQDLGAAIPSAGVGTCMARELVVGMMLQQEGHFLKEDTLTEDYHLGVMAKPMGFRSQFVCTQIENEKGEREFIATREYFPAKFMASVRQKSRWTLGIAYQGTENIQWSGSLVDRYFLLRDRKGPMCSVLVVLATILFLSFVMIHALGWATPKAFSHPLIQALVAVNILGMTVRLLQRMLAVRRVNGWSQSAMVPLRWLVANLINVMASYRAYTTYKESQRTGTRPVWVKTDHTLPAHFGAPEAVDPVVVEAQSQ